The Heterodontus francisci isolate sHetFra1 chromosome 13, sHetFra1.hap1, whole genome shotgun sequence genome includes a region encoding these proteins:
- the LOC137376681 gene encoding glutamine-rich protein 2-like: MEYPQPSAVENSKDSLIDQSGDDQSEIDQSGIDQSGIDQSGDDQSGIDQSGIDQSGIDQSEIDQSGTNQSGIDQSGIDQSGDDQSGIDQSGIDQSGIDQSGDDQSGIDQSGIDQSGIDQSGIDQSGIDQSGDDQSGIDQSGIDQSGIDQSGIDQSGIDQSGIDQSGDDQSGIDQSGDDQSGIDQSGIDQSGIEQSGIDQSGIEQSGIDQSGDDQSGIDQSGDDQSGIDQSGIDQSGIEQSGIDQSGIEQSGTNQSGIDQSGIDQSGDDQSGIDQSGDDQSGIEQSGIDQSGDDQSGDDQSGIDQSGDDQSGIDQSGDDQSGIDQSGDDQSGIDQSGDDQSGIDQSGIDQSGIDQSGIEQSGIDQSGIEQSGTNQSGIDQSGIDQSGDDQSGIDQSGIDQSGDDQSGIDQSGDDQSGIDQSGIEQSGIDQSGIEQSGTNQSGIDQSGIDQSGDDQSGIDQSGIDQSGIEQSGIDQSGIEQSGIDQSGDEQSGLDQSGIEQSGIDQSGIEQSGIDQSGIDQSGIDQSGDEQSGLDQSGIEQSGIDQSGIEQSGIDQSGIDQSGIDQSGDEQSGLDQTGIEQSGIDQSGIEQSGIEQSGDVQSGIDQSGLGFISLGFISLEMISLEMNSLGLISLEIIHLRLISLGVTYLGLISLEMISLGWISLGRLVWDCSVWNDQSGIDPFVIDQFVIDQSGMISLVIINLGLISLG, encoded by the exons atggaataTCCACAAccgtctgcggtagagaattccaaagattcac tGATTGATCAGTCTGGAGATGATCAGTCTGAGATTGATCAGTCTGGGATTGATCAATCTGGAATTGATCAGTCTGGAGATGATCAGTCTGGGATTGATCAGTCTGGGATTGATCAGTCTGGGATTGATCAGTCTGAGATTGATCAGTCTGGGACTAATCAGTCTGGGATTGATCAATCTGGAATTGATCAGTCTGGAGATGATCAGTCTGGGATTGATCAGTCTGGGATTGATCAGTCTGGGATTGATCAGTCTGGAGATGATCAGTCTGGGATTGATCAGTCTGGGATTGATCAGTCTGGGATTGATCAATCTGGAATTGATCAGTCTGGAATTGATCAGTCTGGAGATGATCAGTCTGGGATTGATCAGTCTGGGATTGATCAGTCTGGGATTGATCAGTCTGGGATTGATCAATCTGGAATTGATCAGTCTGGAATTGATCAGTCTGGAGATGATCAGTCTGGGATTGATCAGTCTGGAGATGATCAGTCTGGGATTGATCAGTCTGGGATTGATCAGTCTGGGATTGAGCAGTCTGGGATTGATCAGTCTGGGATTGAGCAGTCTGGAATTGATCAGTCTGGAGATGATCAGTCTGGGATTGATCAGTCTGGAGATGATCAGTCTGGGATTGATCAGTCTGGGATTGATCAGTCTGGGATTGAGCAGTCTGGGATTGATCAGTCTGGGATTGAGCAGTCTGGGACTAATCAGTCTGGGATTGATCAATCTGGAATTGATCAGTCTGGAGATGATCAGTCTGGGATTGATCAGTCTGGAGATGATCAGTCTGGGATTGAGCAGTCTGGGATTGATCAGTCTGGAGATGATCAGTCTGGAGATGATCAGTCTGGAATTGATCAGTCTGGAGATGATCAGTCTGGGATTGATCAGTCTGGAGATGATCAGTCTGGGATTGATCAGTCTGGAGATGATCAGTCTGGGATTGATCAGTCTGGAGATGATCAGTCTGGGATTGATCAGTCTGGGATTGATCAGTCTGGGATTGATCAGTCTGGGATTGAGCAGTCTGGGATTGATCAGTCTGGGATTGAGCAGTCTGGGACTAATCAGTCTGGGATTGATCAATCTGGAATTGATCAGTCTGGAGATGATCAGTCTGGGATTGATCAGTCTGGAATTGATCAGTCTGGAGATGATCAGTCTGGGATTGATCAGTCTGGAGATGATCAGTCTGGGATTGATCAGTCTGGGATTGAGCAGTCTGGGATTGATCAGTCTGGGATTGAGCAGTCTGGGACTAATCAGTCTGGGATTGATCAATCTGGAATTGATCAGTCTGGAGATGATCAGTCTGGGATTGATCAGTCTGGGATTGATCAGTCTGGGATTGAGCAGTCTGGGATTGATCAGTCTGGGATTGAGCAGTCTGGAATTGATCAGTCAGGAGATGAACAGTCTGGGCTTGATCAGTCTGGGATTGAGCAGTCTGGGATTGATCAGTCTGGGATTGAGCAGTCTGGGATTGATCAATCTGGAATTGATCAGTCTGGAATTGATCAGTCAGGAGATGAACAGTCTGGGCTTGATCAGTCTGGGATTGAGCAGTCTGGGATTGATCAGTCTGGGATTGAGCAGTCTGGGATTGATCAATCTGGAATTGATCAGTCTGGAATTGATCAGTCAGGAGATGAACAGTCTGGGCTTGATCAGACTGGGATTGAGCAGTCTGGGATTGATCAGTCTGGGATTGAGCAGTCTGGGATTGAGCAGTCGGGAGATGTTCAGTCTGGTATTGATCAGTCTGG TCTGGGATTCATCAGTCTGGGATTCATCAGTCTGGAGATGATCAGTCTGGAGATGAACAGTCTGGGATTGATCAGTCTGGAGATTATCCATCTGAGATTGATCAGCCTGGGGGTGACCTATCTGGGATTGATCAGTCTGGAGATGATCAGTCTGGGATGGATCAGTCTGGGACGATTAGTCTGGGATTGTTCAGTCTGGAACGATCAGTCTGGGATTGATCCGTTTGTGATTGATCAGTTTGTGATTGATCAGTCTGGGATGATCAGTCTGGTGATCATCAATCTGGGATTGATCAGTCTGGGATGA